The Candidatus Tumulicola sp. genome has a window encoding:
- a CDS encoding aminotransferase class I/II-fold pyridoxal phosphate-dependent enzyme yields MDDAGRPYAWVSEALADLDARHLRREIRDLDLKGVHGRLAGRPVLVFSSNDYLSLSAHPQVLAAMRAAASAGSTGSRLLSGSSSELSALERELAGFLDQEAALVFSSGYLAATGAIPALAHGADLVLSDQRNHACLIDGIRLAGLTKRIYQAGSVPETRAGQTVLLVTEAVYGMDGVAAPLDGLGDSAVRQGWRTFVDDAHGIGMVGIAGRGHGTAFAKRTHGVVMGTLSKSLGALGGFVAGPRAAIEYLVTAARTFVFDTALPPAVIRAARAALELVPEMEQERRWVASLASRLRNRLASSDVSIGGDAAAAPHLLFINIGDAGQALAFGEALLARGIFAPAIRPPTVPDGRSRIRISLTAGHSEDDVDALAVAIEDVRAALLTARH; encoded by the coding sequence ATGGATGATGCCGGCCGGCCTTATGCATGGGTGTCAGAGGCGCTGGCAGACTTGGATGCGCGGCATTTGCGGAGAGAGATCCGCGATCTCGATCTGAAAGGCGTGCACGGCCGCCTCGCCGGCCGTCCGGTGCTGGTCTTTTCTTCCAACGATTACCTGAGCTTGTCGGCGCATCCTCAGGTCCTAGCGGCGATGCGCGCGGCTGCCAGCGCTGGTTCGACCGGCTCGCGCCTGCTCTCGGGCAGCTCAAGCGAATTGTCGGCGCTCGAGCGCGAACTCGCCGGCTTCCTCGATCAGGAAGCGGCGCTGGTTTTCTCGAGCGGCTACTTGGCCGCCACGGGGGCCATCCCAGCGCTCGCGCACGGAGCCGACCTCGTGCTGTCGGATCAGCGCAATCACGCGTGTCTTATCGACGGCATACGGCTGGCGGGGCTGACGAAACGCATCTACCAGGCCGGCAGCGTGCCCGAGACGCGGGCCGGCCAAACCGTCCTCTTGGTCACCGAAGCCGTCTACGGGATGGACGGCGTCGCGGCGCCGCTCGATGGGCTGGGCGATAGCGCCGTTCGTCAAGGCTGGCGGACGTTTGTTGACGATGCGCATGGGATCGGCATGGTCGGAATCGCAGGGCGCGGTCATGGGACCGCCTTCGCCAAGCGCACGCACGGCGTCGTGATGGGCACGCTTTCGAAATCGCTCGGCGCGTTGGGCGGCTTCGTAGCCGGACCCCGCGCCGCCATCGAGTACCTGGTGACCGCTGCGCGCACGTTCGTGTTCGATACCGCGCTGCCGCCGGCCGTCATCCGCGCCGCGCGCGCCGCACTCGAGCTGGTGCCGGAGATGGAGCAAGAGCGCCGATGGGTCGCGAGCTTGGCGTCGCGGCTCCGCAACCGGCTCGCGTCGTCCGACGTTTCGATTGGCGGGGATGCTGCGGCCGCCCCGCATTTGCTCTTCATTAATATAGGGGATGCGGGTCAAGCGCTCGCCTTTGGTGAGGCGCTCCTCGCGCGAGGCATCTTCGCGCCGGCTATCCGGCCGCCGACGGTGCCCGATGGGCGCAGCCGGATCCGCATCTCGCTGACGGCCGGTCACAGCGAGGACGACGTCGACGCGCTGGCCGTTGCGATCGAGGACGTGCGTGCGGCGCTACTTACTGCTCGGCACTGA
- a CDS encoding AAA family ATPase, whose amino-acid sequence MRRYLLLGTDTDVGKTTVAAALCAAALRSGLLVAACKPVETGAPERGDLDVIRAIAGNAVRCVAGARLELAAAPSAAARAAGAAAPSIAACAACVRSAEAGVDAVVVETCGGALTPLSDTEYVADLATALPHYRVLLVAALKLGVLSHSFGVAEYLNAIGRPMDGVVLCERFGPCDAWYLESTEADLAARGLRVVARVAFGDQTNAQRLAASVQSLIDVVPEL is encoded by the coding sequence GTGCGGCGCTACTTACTGCTCGGCACTGACACCGACGTCGGAAAGACGACTGTCGCAGCCGCATTGTGCGCTGCGGCGTTGCGCAGTGGCTTGCTCGTCGCGGCTTGCAAGCCCGTTGAGACCGGTGCGCCCGAACGCGGAGATCTGGACGTCATTCGTGCGATAGCCGGGAACGCGGTGCGTTGCGTGGCGGGCGCGCGCCTCGAATTGGCAGCCGCCCCAAGCGCAGCGGCGCGCGCGGCGGGCGCGGCCGCGCCCTCGATCGCCGCTTGCGCGGCGTGCGTTCGCAGCGCCGAAGCCGGCGTGGACGCGGTGGTGGTCGAGACGTGCGGAGGGGCCTTGACGCCGCTGTCGGATACGGAGTACGTCGCCGACCTGGCGACGGCGCTGCCGCACTACCGCGTGCTTCTCGTGGCGGCGTTGAAGCTCGGCGTGCTCAGCCACTCATTCGGGGTGGCCGAATACTTGAACGCGATCGGCCGGCCGATGGACGGGGTCGTTCTGTGCGAGCGCTTTGGGCCTTGCGACGCATGGTATTTGGAATCGACTGAAGCGGATCTTGCCGCGCGCGGCCTGCGCGTCGTGGCGCGCGTCGCGTTCGGCGACCAGACCAACGCGCAGCGCCTCGCCGCCTCCGTCCAAAGTCTGATCGATGTAGTGCCGGAGCTTTAG
- the bioB gene encoding biotin synthase BioB: MPDFSPANQNVSSVIASELFSQLDDCIATRRPAARDVLLGVLRLADSDRDALLARSLRMRLARAGAQVNLEGIVSAKTGACSEDCSFCSQSARYSTGIAVRPLMQEHEAVEAALRAQRNGASEFCLVIAVRGPSERVLEQVIRCVKAVRDATPLKLAVSLGIMSPDQVARLKAAGVAKINHNLESGPRFFSTICSTHTYEERLETCRAVKAAGLELCSGGIFGMGENLGDRVDLACDLQRLEPEEVPVNFLDPRPGTPLGDRPLLEFDEALRAVAMMRFALPSALIRLSGGRERTLAQNQALGLVAGADGLIIGDYLTTAGQSPDADKDLAQEFARSYRAWSA, translated from the coding sequence ATGCCGGACTTTAGTCCGGCAAATCAGAACGTATCCAGTGTGATCGCTTCAGAACTTTTTTCACAACTCGATGACTGCATAGCGACGCGGCGTCCTGCAGCGCGCGACGTGCTGTTGGGCGTTTTGCGGCTCGCCGACTCGGATCGCGACGCGCTCCTCGCGCGCAGTTTGCGCATGCGGCTCGCGCGGGCGGGCGCGCAGGTCAACTTGGAAGGCATCGTGAGCGCCAAGACCGGCGCCTGCTCGGAGGACTGCTCGTTCTGTTCGCAGTCAGCGCGCTATTCGACCGGCATCGCCGTGCGGCCGCTCATGCAAGAACACGAGGCGGTCGAAGCCGCATTGCGGGCGCAGCGCAACGGCGCGAGCGAGTTCTGCTTGGTCATCGCGGTGCGCGGTCCCAGCGAGCGCGTGCTCGAGCAGGTCATCCGCTGCGTGAAGGCCGTGCGCGATGCGACGCCGCTCAAGCTGGCCGTGTCGCTCGGCATCATGTCGCCGGATCAAGTCGCGCGTCTCAAAGCGGCAGGCGTCGCCAAGATCAATCACAATCTGGAATCCGGGCCCAGGTTCTTCTCCACGATCTGCTCGACCCATACGTACGAGGAGCGTCTCGAGACGTGCCGCGCGGTCAAGGCCGCGGGGCTGGAGCTGTGCAGCGGCGGCATCTTCGGCATGGGCGAGAACCTGGGCGATCGCGTCGACCTCGCATGCGATCTGCAGCGGCTGGAGCCTGAGGAGGTGCCGGTCAATTTTCTCGACCCGCGCCCGGGCACGCCGCTCGGCGACAGACCGTTGCTCGAATTCGACGAAGCGCTGCGCGCGGTCGCGATGATGCGCTTCGCGCTCCCGAGCGCGCTCATCCGGCTCTCAGGCGGCCGCGAACGGACGCTCGCGCAGAATCAGGCTCTGGGTCTTGTCGCCGGCGCCGACGGCCTGATCATCGGAGATTATCTCACCACTGCGGGCCAATCGCCCGATGCGGATAAGGACCTAGCCCAAGAGTTTGCGCGCAGCTATCGCGCCTGGAGCGCGTAG
- a CDS encoding peptide ABC transporter substrate-binding protein — MRFLGLVLAGIVVLSTGCSKVSESTTSAGGSFIPGVLRYDDIAEPDSLNPLLSTQAVVADVEYLTFSFFFRYDDQQRFVPDIALKEPSLENGLISKDGKTITYRLRHGVKWQDGAPLTAKDVVFTFHAIMNPNNNVQVRTGYDQIADVSAPDAYTVVVHMKNVFSPIIAYFMCQQGGFPIVPAHLLAQYPNVNNIPYNTKPIGSGPFRITEWVHGDHITMEANPSYYGGPPKLKKIVYRFIGSTNTIKVQLQTHETDAWFRANTDVTPELKKIAGLVVTNSPENLFAHIDFNVKDPILSDLRVRKAIEYSLNRVELVRNVTHDINTVANSDIAEYSWAFPKDLPMYDNDPVKARALLDDAGWTVGRDGIRVKNGQRLELQYSLIAGSSTGEKIAAIVQASAKMVGIAISIKGYPASAYFASAQTGGILNAGKYQLGSFSWSSGVDPDNSSLYMCDYFPPKGQNNLFWCDPTLDAAEKDALSTFDRKRRIRDYQTIEHELIEQVPTIFLWHSRRIDAYSEHFHGFKPSPATSANWNPWEWSME; from the coding sequence GTGAGGTTTCTCGGACTTGTCCTCGCAGGCATAGTCGTCCTGAGCACAGGCTGCTCCAAGGTCTCCGAAAGCACGACCTCCGCCGGCGGCAGCTTCATCCCCGGCGTGCTGCGCTATGACGACATCGCCGAACCCGACAGCCTCAACCCGCTCCTCTCCACCCAAGCAGTGGTGGCCGATGTCGAATACCTCACGTTCTCGTTTTTCTTCCGCTATGACGATCAGCAGCGCTTCGTCCCCGATATCGCCTTGAAAGAACCGTCGCTCGAGAACGGCCTCATCAGCAAGGACGGCAAGACGATCACGTATCGCCTGCGGCACGGTGTGAAATGGCAAGACGGCGCGCCGCTGACCGCTAAGGACGTCGTCTTCACGTTCCATGCGATCATGAACCCGAACAACAACGTCCAAGTGCGCACGGGCTACGACCAAATCGCGGACGTGTCCGCCCCGGATGCGTATACGGTCGTGGTCCACATGAAGAACGTCTTCTCCCCGATCATCGCCTACTTCATGTGTCAGCAGGGCGGCTTCCCGATCGTGCCCGCGCACCTGCTCGCGCAATACCCGAACGTCAACAACATCCCGTACAACACCAAGCCGATCGGCTCCGGACCATTCCGCATCACCGAGTGGGTGCACGGCGATCACATCACGATGGAGGCGAATCCCTCGTATTACGGCGGTCCGCCCAAGCTGAAAAAGATCGTCTACCGTTTCATCGGCAGCACCAACACCATCAAGGTGCAGCTGCAGACGCACGAGACGGACGCGTGGTTTCGCGCGAACACCGACGTGACGCCGGAGCTCAAGAAAATAGCGGGCCTCGTCGTCACCAACTCGCCCGAGAATCTGTTCGCCCACATCGATTTCAACGTGAAGGACCCGATCCTGTCCGACCTGCGCGTGCGCAAAGCGATCGAGTACTCGCTGAACAGGGTAGAACTCGTCCGCAACGTCACCCACGATATCAACACCGTGGCCAACAGCGACATCGCCGAGTATAGCTGGGCGTTCCCAAAAGATCTGCCCATGTACGACAACGATCCCGTCAAAGCGCGCGCCCTTTTAGATGATGCGGGTTGGACGGTCGGGCGAGACGGGATACGCGTGAAGAACGGGCAACGCCTCGAGCTGCAGTATTCCTTGATCGCCGGTTCATCCACCGGCGAGAAGATCGCAGCCATCGTGCAGGCGTCGGCCAAGATGGTGGGCATCGCGATCAGCATCAAAGGCTATCCGGCGTCAGCCTACTTCGCGTCCGCTCAGACAGGCGGCATCCTCAACGCAGGCAAGTACCAGCTCGGCAGTTTTTCTTGGTCCAGCGGGGTGGATCCCGATAACTCTTCGCTTTACATGTGCGACTATTTCCCGCCCAAGGGCCAGAACAATCTGTTCTGGTGCGATCCGACGCTCGACGCGGCGGAAAAGGACGCGCTCAGCACCTTTGACCGCAAGCGGCGCATCCGCGATTACCAGACCATCGAGCACGAGCTCATCGAGCAAGTGCCCACGATTTTTCTGTGGCACTCGCGCCGCATCGACGCCTACTCAGAGCATTTCCACGGGTTCAAGCCGTCGCCGGCGACATCGGCGAATTGGAATCCGTGGGAATGGTCGATGGAATAG
- a CDS encoding peptide ABC transporter substrate-binding protein, with translation MVATGCSKVSENAGPGGHAVGTIPGTLRYADISEPTSMNPLLRLEAVGTDLDMLIHGFFFNLDDKMQFVPELALEVPTYANGGISKDGLTITYHLRHGVKWQDGSPFTAADAVFTTKAILNDANNLQSRNGWDQLVKSNPADAPDDYTVRFHLQRIYAPAISTFFAEGGLYPVLPAHLLAKYPDLNRIPYNTHPVGLGPFKFGKWVHGDRIELEANPLYWRGPPKLKRIIYKIVASDNTILIQLKTHEIDAWFRAPSNLYPQYQPLVDQGYVMQLKPGMVYSHIDLNQKKALFNDIRVRQAINYAIDKKKLLHDVTHDVQIRAYSDQSQLSWAYEPNVVHYDYDPAKSRQLLAEAGWKPGPDGIMEKNGQKLAFNVSGVAGNSTGLATEAIVQQELKAVGVQVSIKNFPTEVYFNSYQQGGILQHGDYDAGFFAWVAGADPDDKSIYDCRNIPPAGQNSAYWCDKTIQDAEDGALSSYDQNVRKKYYSIIQKEFALQSVVIVLWFQRQIFITSPNFHGFKPAPATSSNWNSWEWTME, from the coding sequence TTGGTCGCCACGGGCTGCTCGAAGGTCTCCGAAAACGCCGGACCTGGCGGACATGCCGTCGGCACGATTCCCGGCACCCTCCGCTACGCGGACATCTCGGAGCCGACCAGCATGAACCCGCTGCTGCGGCTCGAGGCGGTCGGCACCGACCTCGACATGCTCATCCACGGGTTTTTCTTCAACCTCGACGACAAGATGCAATTCGTTCCGGAGTTGGCGTTGGAAGTCCCGACCTACGCCAACGGCGGTATCAGCAAAGACGGCCTGACGATCACCTATCACCTGCGACATGGCGTGAAGTGGCAAGACGGCTCACCGTTCACCGCAGCGGACGCGGTTTTCACCACGAAAGCCATCCTCAACGATGCCAACAACCTGCAATCGCGCAACGGGTGGGACCAACTCGTCAAGAGCAACCCGGCGGACGCGCCGGATGACTACACGGTCCGATTCCATCTGCAGCGGATCTACGCCCCGGCGATCTCGACGTTCTTCGCGGAAGGCGGGTTGTACCCGGTGCTCCCTGCGCACCTCTTGGCGAAATATCCGGACCTCAACCGGATCCCTTACAATACCCATCCGGTGGGCTTGGGGCCGTTCAAGTTCGGGAAGTGGGTTCACGGAGACCGCATTGAACTGGAGGCGAACCCGTTGTACTGGCGCGGGCCGCCAAAACTGAAGCGGATCATCTACAAGATCGTCGCCAGCGACAACACGATTCTGATCCAGCTCAAAACGCACGAGATCGACGCCTGGTTCCGCGCGCCTTCGAACCTGTACCCGCAATACCAGCCGCTCGTCGATCAGGGCTACGTCATGCAGCTCAAACCCGGCATGGTCTACAGTCACATCGACCTGAATCAGAAGAAGGCGTTGTTCAACGACATCCGAGTGCGCCAAGCCATCAATTACGCCATCGACAAGAAGAAGTTGCTCCACGACGTCACGCACGACGTCCAGATCCGCGCGTATTCCGACCAGTCGCAGCTCTCGTGGGCCTACGAGCCGAACGTTGTGCACTACGACTACGATCCGGCGAAGTCGCGTCAATTGCTAGCGGAGGCCGGCTGGAAACCCGGTCCCGATGGGATCATGGAGAAGAACGGGCAGAAACTCGCCTTCAACGTGTCGGGAGTTGCGGGAAATAGCACCGGCCTGGCCACCGAGGCGATCGTGCAGCAAGAGCTCAAGGCGGTCGGCGTGCAGGTCTCTATCAAGAACTTTCCGACAGAAGTGTATTTCAACTCATACCAGCAAGGCGGGATCCTGCAGCACGGTGACTACGACGCGGGCTTCTTCGCGTGGGTAGCCGGAGCCGATCCCGACGACAAGTCGATCTACGACTGCCGCAACATCCCGCCCGCAGGGCAGAACAGCGCGTATTGGTGCGACAAGACGATCCAGGACGCCGAGGACGGCGCGCTCTCGTCGTACGACCAGAACGTGCGCAAGAAGTACTACTCGATCATCCAGAAGGAGTTCGCGCTGCAGTCAGTGGTCATCGTCTTGTGGTTCCAGCGCCAGATCTTCATCACGTCGCCGAACTTCCACGGCTTCAAACCGGCTCCGGCGACGTCGAGTAACTGGAACAGCTGGGAATGGACGATGGAGTGA
- a CDS encoding plastocyanin/azurin family copper-binding protein encodes MQSASRRVAGLACMLAFALFWGLGCQPKEQSGFVTVNILGDRGNRSYDPGNITVDMGTVVTWINQDSQGHTVTMAGAFDSGPIPPSGGRWSWVASTAGTFTYHCLIHPEMNGTVTVVVPPPRSQ; translated from the coding sequence ATGCAATCGGCATCTCGCCGCGTCGCGGGCCTCGCCTGCATGCTCGCCTTCGCCCTGTTCTGGGGCCTCGGTTGCCAGCCGAAAGAACAGTCCGGTTTCGTCACCGTCAATATCCTCGGTGATCGCGGCAACCGGTCGTACGATCCGGGCAACATCACCGTCGATATGGGGACTGTCGTCACATGGATAAATCAGGATTCGCAGGGGCACACGGTCACGATGGCGGGGGCCTTCGACTCGGGCCCGATCCCGCCGAGCGGCGGCCGCTGGTCGTGGGTCGCGTCCACCGCCGGCACCTTCACGTATCACTGCCTGATCCATCCGGAGATGAACGGCACGGTCACGGTCGTCGTCCCCCCGCCGCGCAGCCAGTAG
- a CDS encoding TolC family protein, with product MTRPLVPVFLVAALILSLCTLPAAAKTASPTPTPMPMTTPNPAASPGLTLLTLKDAETIALASSPLLELARAALDQARAGIGTAQSGALPNLSATGRTDRSKSGSRGSGTGGSGGTTGGTTIFTTTSASVDLKQLLFDGGRVFAEISAARFNTDAQALLLRRQMESVEFTVAQQYYAALQARHQYQVAQKQRDNAQIQEQLVEAQFRAGAASRAEVLTAQLPVAQADLALAQAKNGEQSQIAALLNAMGLPSNAPVQLQDDNTEPTFAKTLDALLTIASTERSDLAAARASERSAGEGVRAAGLARVPVLSGTASDGVGTTGLNPNGSLATGGGPYANTYSFGVSLTFPLYDGGLISSQTASAKAQQRSARANLKSAELAVSFSVTQAFLAYQTALAGVSAAHVELSQAQTVLDVTNAQYKAGVTTLPLLLNAQTGFIKAQNDFVNALYTAKTAEQQVLFSAGLIGSF from the coding sequence ATGACCCGACCACTCGTGCCCGTTTTTTTGGTCGCTGCACTCATTTTGAGTCTATGCACGCTGCCAGCCGCGGCAAAAACAGCGTCCCCAACCCCGACGCCGATGCCGATGACGACGCCGAATCCCGCCGCGTCGCCTGGGCTAACGCTTCTCACGTTGAAGGATGCGGAGACGATCGCGCTCGCGTCATCGCCGCTCCTCGAACTGGCTCGCGCAGCGCTGGACCAGGCGCGCGCCGGCATCGGCACCGCGCAAAGCGGCGCGCTGCCGAATCTGAGCGCGACCGGCAGAACCGACCGATCGAAATCAGGCAGCCGCGGGAGCGGCACCGGCGGTTCGGGAGGGACGACAGGCGGCACGACGATCTTCACCACGACGAGCGCAAGCGTTGATCTCAAACAGCTGCTGTTCGACGGCGGTCGCGTGTTCGCGGAGATCAGTGCCGCCCGCTTCAACACCGACGCGCAAGCACTGTTGCTGCGCCGCCAGATGGAAAGCGTCGAGTTCACGGTCGCGCAGCAATATTACGCGGCGCTGCAGGCGCGTCACCAGTACCAGGTCGCGCAAAAGCAGCGCGACAACGCGCAGATACAAGAGCAGTTGGTCGAAGCGCAGTTCCGCGCGGGCGCCGCGTCGAGGGCCGAAGTGCTCACTGCGCAACTGCCCGTGGCCCAAGCCGATCTCGCGCTGGCGCAGGCCAAAAATGGCGAGCAGTCGCAGATCGCCGCGCTCTTGAACGCCATGGGCTTGCCGTCGAACGCGCCCGTGCAGCTGCAGGACGATAACACCGAACCGACCTTCGCCAAGACGCTGGACGCGCTGCTGACGATCGCCTCGACGGAGCGCAGCGACCTCGCCGCGGCGCGCGCTAGCGAGCGGTCTGCAGGAGAGGGCGTCAGGGCCGCAGGGCTCGCCCGCGTTCCGGTGCTCAGCGGCACGGCGAGCGACGGCGTCGGCACGACCGGGCTCAATCCGAACGGCAGCCTCGCCACCGGCGGCGGCCCGTACGCGAACACGTACTCGTTTGGCGTGTCGCTCACGTTCCCGCTTTACGACGGCGGACTGATCTCCAGCCAAACGGCGTCGGCCAAGGCGCAGCAGCGCAGCGCGCGAGCAAACCTGAAAAGCGCGGAACTCGCCGTCTCGTTCAGCGTCACCCAAGCGTTCCTGGCATATCAGACCGCGCTGGCGGGCGTGTCGGCCGCGCATGTCGAGCTGAGCCAAGCCCAAACCGTCCTCGACGTGACCAACGCGCAATACAAAGCGGGCGTCACGACCCTCCCGCTGTTGCTCAACGCCCAAACCGGTTTCATCAAAGCCCAGAACGATTTCGTGAACGCCTTGTACACGGCGAAGACCGCCGAGCAGCAAGTGCTGTTCAGCGCGGGTCTGATCGGCAGCTTCTAA